GCTTGACCGGGCTGGGCAAATGCTCGTAGCATGCCGGTAACCACAACTGCTGCAGTGTTTTTCGTTCGCATGTTAATACCTTGCGGTACATTAACACCCATCTGTTGCAGCGAATTAATAACGCTTTGATTAGAAAAAAATGAAGTCTGATCACCTGTACCTTCCAGACCCACTACCAAACCATATCCAATCAACTGATTTTCCCGAACCCCTTGGATATTAGCCAAATCTTTCATTCGCTCTGCAACAGCAACCGTAGACAAACTCGCCAGCAAACAAGCCCAACACCAGCTTATTGCCAGCCAACCTGGTCCCGCTTTCTTCATAACAACAAGACGGTAGAAAAGAGACGACTAAACCATTTAAAAATTTCGGCTCCGTCGAACTGACTGTTGGTGCGGTATTCAACCCGACTATCGGCTAATTTTGTGGAAGGCACCATGTTACCCACCTCAATGGAGGTTGGCATCACCATGCCTGACAGACGAATAAACTCAGTACCTTTATCAAGACCAATCTGCTTTTCGCCGCTAACCCGTAGATTACCATTAGGCATTACTTCTAAAACAGTCACCGCAATCATACCTGCAAAGTTATAGCTGGCGCTACCTGTGGCCTTGGCCGCTGATTGCATTTGGGCAGTCTCGGACACTTGTAAATTAGTTGTCGACACACCAAACAATTTATCAACACTGGCATTCATGGCACCCGAATTATTATCTGAAGCGCCAGTCTTTTTATCGGCAGTTACTTTTTCGGTAATGACTACAGTCAGTACATCTCCAACCGCATGCGCACGAAAATCTCCAAACATCGGGCGAAAAGAATCAACCTGAAAAATAGCCCCATTATCAGGAGCAACGGGAACCGGTAACTGTGCGCGCATAGTGGTTGGCTGAGCCACAATCGAAGTGGGAGCCACTGAACAGCCGGTCAGTGCCGAGAATATAAAAACCAACAATAAATACATCAAACAAACTCTCCCAAAATCACATCTGTGCCAGCTTCTGTAGCATCTGATCAGCTGCCGTTACAGCCTTGCTATTGATTTCGTAAGCCCGTTGGGCTTGAATCATATTGGTCATTTCTTCTACGACATTGACATTGGATGTTTCGATATAACCCTGCGCCAGATAGCCCATACCATTGCTATCTGGTGCATTAATAATCGGCGGCCCAGAGGAAGCTGTTTCAATGAACACGTTTTCACCT
Above is a window of Methylobacter sp. S3L5C DNA encoding:
- a CDS encoding flagellar basal body L-ring protein FlgH is translated as MYLLLVFIFSALTGCSVAPTSIVAQPTTMRAQLPVPVAPDNGAIFQVDSFRPMFGDFRAHAVGDVLTVVITEKVTADKKTGASDNNSGAMNASVDKLFGVSTTNLQVSETAQMQSAAKATGSASYNFAGMIAVTVLEVMPNGNLRVSGEKQIGLDKGTEFIRLSGMVMPTSIEVGNMVPSTKLADSRVEYRTNSQFDGAEIFKWFSRLFSTVLLL